The following is a genomic window from Mycolicibacterium sp. TY81.
TGGCCGCCGTCGCCGCGATGTTCCTGAAGAAGTTCCACGACGAGACACTCCACGTCGGACCGGCAACGTTCTACCTGGTGGCCAATCTGCTGACGACAGCATTCCTGGCTTACTTCGCCAAGAAGGTCTGGGACGCCGGCGCCCGAAAGATCGCAGTCGCAACAGGTTTGGTCACTGCTGCCGCGACGGCCATCGCGATCACCTATGACTTCTGCCCGCTCCCCTTCGACGACCACAACCGCACGTTCTTCTACACCGCTGCGCTGGCGACGTGGGGCGCCCAGGGGGTCATCTACCTTCGCGCCTACCGCGCGCTGTATGCCCACAACGTCGCCGCGGACGCGGGCACAACCTCGAGTTATCGAAAAGACCTCCGGCACAGCCTCGGATGAAGACGACACACCAAAATGAAAGGAAAACAATGAGATTGAAGGTTGCACCCTCTCCCGTCCTTGCCGCTGCGGCAGTGGCTGCGTCGGTGGCGAGCCTGTGCATGGCACCGGCAGTACATGCCGCGCCGGTCGACATGGCTCCGCAGGTCTACGACAAGGTGTCCCCGGACGGCTGGCATCTGAATCTGCAGATCAAGAACGAGGTCGTGAACTCTGTTCCCAATCTCGCGGCGGCGGCCAACTCGCGTGAAGCATTTGTCACTGCCACCGCGACCGCAACGGCGACCGGTGGTGGAAATCCGATCCAGGACAGCCTCTTCATCCTCGGCTATCAATTGGGTTGCCAATCGGACGTTTCGGCAGGTTTGGTCATGGGCGGCACCGGCGGCGTTGCCGGTTCAGCGGGCGTACCGTCCGGCGTCGGCGGCACCATCGGCGCTGCGGGCTTCCTGGAAACCATTGTCCAGCCTGGCGTCATCGTCGATCTGCCGATGACCAACATGGCGCTGAGCCCGGGCAACACCGCGTCTCTGGGCGTTGACAATCTGCACATCAAAGCCGATGCCTGTGGCGGCGACGTCAACATCCGCTCATACGCATACTTGCGCATTTCGACTGCGGCCAGCCACTTCTCGTACGCCATCTACGGCGACCCGATCAAGATCTGACGTCCCACGAGAAAGGAGAGCTCTGTGTCACAACTCCGAGTCGGTCGATTCGTCGCGGGCAGTGCGATGATTTTCACGATGGGTTCAGTCTGCAGCGCTGTCGCGAGCGCGGACCCGATTCTGCCGTTTCTCCCGGGAACGCCTACCGCCCCCTATCCCGGGGCATATACCTACGAATTCGGCACGGGCGCATACACCTATCCCCCGCACATGACCGACACCCGCGGGGTGCGAACCAGCGGGCCCACCGCGGATCCCACGCAGACCAGCGTGAGTCTGCCTAATAGCAAGCCCGGTCCGTCAGCGCCCAATCAGTCGTTCATCCTGAACTACACCAACATGCGCTACGGAGTGCAGGGTGGCATCGTGCCACCCGACAGCACCTCGGCCCTCCTACAGTCCGACACCGGCACGCTACCGGGCATGGTCTCCAATGCGGGGCCGTGGCCGCAGCCCCTGTTGGAAAGTCCCACCGGGACACCACCGAAGACGGGGGTGCCCACCGGCGAGGCGACAAATGCGGCCCCGCCGAGCTACCCGCAACTTGAGCCGCCCGCCCAGCCCGCGCCCACTCAGCAGTCTGCGCAATAACGATGGCCACCGTACTCAACTCGGTCTCGATCCGGACCGCGGCAGTTCTTCTCGTCATCGGCTTGTTTACCGCGGACTGCGGCAACGAAGACCAACGGGCGCCCAGCTCGACGGCGCCCACGAGCACCTCCCCCGTCCAACCCACAGAGAAAGGCCTGTTACCGCCGGAGGCTCCGCCCTTCACCTCACCACCTCCACCGACCGACCCCAACAGAGCCGTCACATCGCCCTCTCGCCGATGATCAGGGGTGCACGGTGCACCCCTGCACGACGGAAGTCGGTGGCCGTTGTCGTGGCCACGTCGAATCATCGCTGGCGACACTGAACCTGTCAGTAGCGAGATGCGGAGATTGCCAGGGTGATCCGCTGCGGGCGGCAGTTCATCATTGCGCAGGTGCTGACCGACACTGCCGCCCGCTGCATCTCGCGTCATTCAACCGCGAGTGCGATGGAGGAAACCGTGAAAGAGCAGACCTTGTCGAAATCACCTGAGGGCGACGCCGAAGTCGCATCGGTCGACGTCGTGATTGTCGGTGCGGGCTTCGCCGGCCTGAGCGCCGCGGATCGGCTCTCCAGTCAGGGTGTATCAGTTCTCGTCGTAGAAGGCCGTGACCGGGTCGGTGGCCGTTCGTACTCAGGGGAAGTGGCCGGTGTCAAGGTCGACCTGGGTGCAACCTGGGTTGCCCAGCGCCACAACGCAATCCGTGACCTGATGGAGCGCTTGGGATGTTCGCTGACCCCTCAGTTCGATGAAGGGCTCAACGTTCTCTGGATGGCCGGGGAACGCCAGACCTACACCGGCACCCTGCCGACGACCGGACCGGTGGACGCCGAGGACCTGGGCCGCATCCTGATGGAGCTGACCACATTGCTGGACACCATCGACGTCAACGCCGCCTGGAAATCCCCCGACGCCGGTCAGCTCGACGCGATCTCGTTCGGCGAATGGTTGGACCGGCAGCAGGCCGCGACCAGCACACGTGCCCTGATGTTCATCGTCACCAGGGTGCAGTGGGGCTGCAGCCCGCTCGACGTGTCACTGCTGCATGTGTTGCGCTACATCCAGGCCGTGGGCGGGCTCGATCACATGCTCGCCGTCGAAGGCGGACAGCAGGAGTTCCGCGTCACCGAAACCACGCAGGAGATCGCCAAGCGGCTCGCGGCGCAGATCGGCGACCGAATTGTGCTGAACACCCAGGTCCGCGAGATCTCCCAAGACGACAACGGCGTCACGGTCTTTACCGACTCGGGAGAGATCAGCGCCAAGTACGCCATCGTCACCGCGGCCCCTGAGCATCGGGCGTACATCGAGTACCACCCCGCCCTGCCCGCCAAGACCGAGGGGCTCACGACGAGCTTCCCGATGGGTGCCCTGAGCAAGGCATTCGTCGCCTACGACAAGCCCTTCTGGCGGTCCGAGGGGCTTTCGGGTGAGGCATTGACCGATACCGCGCCGGTGTTCATCACCTTCGACGTGTCCCCCGGCGATGGCGGGCCGGGCATCCTGATGGTCTTCTGCACCGCTCGGGTGTACGACGGCTTCGGTCCGGACGTTCGGCGGAAACTGGTGCTCGACCAGTTGGTCGAACTGTACGGCGAGCAGGCCGGCAGCCCCATCGACTACATCGATCACTGTTGGGGCACAGAACCTTTCGCCCCGGGTGGCCCGCATCCGGCCGCGCCGCCTTTTGCATCGGTGAACTACGGCGAGGCCCTCACCACGCCGCACGGGCGCATCCACTGGGCGGGCACGGAAACCGCGGGCGAGTGGGCCGGGACCATGAACGGCGCCATCCTGACCGGTCTGCACACCGCCGAGCAGATCGCCCAACGACTGGGCCGCCCCGCAGAAGTCTCGGCATAACCGTCGGGCGCCCCTCGGGTACGAGCAGACGGGCCAAGCACCGTCGGCCCTACTCACCCC
Proteins encoded in this region:
- a CDS encoding transporter, giving the protein MTDLVFLAAAVWLAAVGYYIGWKFIRDYGNYLLGLESLIVGISATNFLVGSLLGAAEGGIAFDVSFFLDAFSRSVGFTLILVMGLMAVTHRYKPTVAVEVGVFGLAAVAAMFLKKFHDETLHVGPATFYLVANLLTTAFLAYFAKKVWDAGARKIAVATGLVTAAATAIAITYDFCPLPFDDHNRTFFYTAALATWGAQGVIYLRAYRALYAHNVAADAGTTSSYRKDLRHSLG
- a CDS encoding MspA family porin — protein: MAPAVHAAPVDMAPQVYDKVSPDGWHLNLQIKNEVVNSVPNLAAAANSREAFVTATATATATGGGNPIQDSLFILGYQLGCQSDVSAGLVMGGTGGVAGSAGVPSGVGGTIGAAGFLETIVQPGVIVDLPMTNMALSPGNTASLGVDNLHIKADACGGDVNIRSYAYLRISTAASHFSYAIYGDPIKI
- a CDS encoding flavin monoamine oxidase family protein; its protein translation is MSKSPEGDAEVASVDVVIVGAGFAGLSAADRLSSQGVSVLVVEGRDRVGGRSYSGEVAGVKVDLGATWVAQRHNAIRDLMERLGCSLTPQFDEGLNVLWMAGERQTYTGTLPTTGPVDAEDLGRILMELTTLLDTIDVNAAWKSPDAGQLDAISFGEWLDRQQAATSTRALMFIVTRVQWGCSPLDVSLLHVLRYIQAVGGLDHMLAVEGGQQEFRVTETTQEIAKRLAAQIGDRIVLNTQVREISQDDNGVTVFTDSGEISAKYAIVTAAPEHRAYIEYHPALPAKTEGLTTSFPMGALSKAFVAYDKPFWRSEGLSGEALTDTAPVFITFDVSPGDGGPGILMVFCTARVYDGFGPDVRRKLVLDQLVELYGEQAGSPIDYIDHCWGTEPFAPGGPHPAAPPFASVNYGEALTTPHGRIHWAGTETAGEWAGTMNGAILTGLHTAEQIAQRLGRPAEVSA